ACATCAGGGTGTAAACGGCTCTCTGGTTTTTCCATGCCATATCACGCAACTGCCCAGGCAGGGTAAAGGTGATTAGAAAGTATTGACATGGCAGCCGCTTTTCAAGCTGGTTCTCCAGCCACTGCTGGCTCTCGTGGTTCTGGCAGTGGGGGCAGTTCCTGTGACCACAGGAATGGGGAATGTAGACATGCTTTGCACACTGGTGATCCGAACAGTGAGCTACCATGTGCGGTCCATGTGCCTGTCTGCACCGAGCCATGGACTCCAGTGCCTTGATATGGCTTGGCAGGAGGTTCTTCTGGTAAGTGCGCAGAAAGCTTTTCCTGAACTCTTTGATGATTGTGGAGAGCAACATTATTTTCGCCCCCTCCACGTCAGGTCGAAAGAGTTCACAATGGAGTTGACGACCACCCTTGTATTATTGGCCGTTGTGGCAGTCAGGTGGGTGTACCTGGCAGTGGTCAGAATGCTGACATGGCCAAGAATCTGCTGCAGCTCAAGCAGATCTACTCCAGCTTCCAGCATATGGGTGGCATAACTGTGGCGCAGGGAATAGCATGATATTCTTCTCAGACCAAGATGCCGAACCACGCTTTGCATAGCAGACTGGATACCTCCCCTATCCAGAGGCAGATCAACCAGGTGGGCATTCTTCAGGCCCCTTTTCCTGCTGGGGAAAAGAAAGCAAGGATGCCGATGCACCGCCCAGAACTCTCGCAAGACCTGCAACGTCTTATCGGGCAGCGGCACCAAGCGATCCTTGTTCCCTTTGGCATCGCGAATATGCACCCGCATATTGCCTGTATCAATATCATCTACCGTAAGGCGGATACCTTCACCAAGGCGCAAGCCCATGCTGTAGCAGGTGAAAAAGAAGACCTTATAGCTCAAAGTGCTGGTTGCGGCGAATAACCGTCCGGCCTGCTCCACTGACAGAATATCAGGGATTCTGGAAGCTTTTGGGGGCTTAATCAGGAGGATATTCTCCCAAGGCTTGCGTAACACCTCGGAATAGAAGAATTTCAGTCCGTAGAGATCGAGCTTGACCGCACTCCAGGAGTGCGTATCCAGAAGCTCGGTGAAATAATCAAGTAATTGATCGGATGAAAGATCACAAACGTTGCCATCGAAATAGTGACCAATGCGCCGGAGCGCACGAGCATAGGCATCAATAGTTTTAGGTTGCAGGCCCCCTAGCTTGAGACATTTGAGGTGCTTCTGGTACAGTTTGTTGAAACTCGGATCTTGCGGCATGGTGGTGTTCATTGTAATCTCCTCGGTACTTGTATAGAGAGCGGTAGACGCTCCGCTGCTACCATTACCGAATACGGTGAGATTACAAGTGGTTCATCGTGGTGAAATGGGTTCGATCGGTATTTGTCTGCCGCGTAGCGGCTTCGTCCAACAAGCAAATGCAGCCGACGCAAAATACGCGCGGCTGATTTGGGCGTTAGCTGTCAAGATTGACCTCCGTGTCTTGAACAAGCAAATGCAGCCGACGCAAAATACGCGCGGCTGATTTGGGCGTTAGCTGTCAAGATTGACCTCCGTGTCTTGCAAGAGTAGTCATAAACCGACAAAAGTGATACTGTAGTGGCACTTTGAAGGAGGTAGCCCATGAAAGTTGAGCTTGTAACCAATCTAAAGCGTCAAGCGACAAGAATTCTTGCTGATCTGCATGAGAGCAAGGAAGCGGTCCTGATCACAGAACACGGCCAGCCATCCGCTTACCTGGTCGATGTTCAGGATTACGAATTCATGCAGCGCAGGCTGGCGCTGCTGGAAGGATTGTCCAAGGGAGAAAGGGCCATTCTGGAGGGCAGAACGACCTCCCATGAAAAGGCCAAAGAGCGGATGCAAAAGTGGCTGAAATAGTATGGACGGATCCCGCACTGGATCAACTGGAAGAAATCGCAGATTACATCGCGTTGGATAAGCCGGAAGCTGCCGCAGGGCTTGTTAAGAAAATATTTTCAACCGTGGATCGGCTTGGGCAGTTTCCGGATTCGGGACATGTCCCCCCCGAGATTCCAGGCTCGATATATCGTGAAATTTCTGTCAGGCCATGTCGAATATTTTACCGTCAAGACAAGGGTGTGGTTTTCATTGTTCACGTCATGAGGGAAGAAATGTTGTTACGTAAATTTCTTCTGGACGAGGAGTTGAACAGCTAACCATCAATTGCACGTGACCAGCTACGCTGGCACGTGAATATGTGCGTTAGGTGGCCAAGGATGACGCTTGTACCAACATACACTGAGTTCGAATGAGCGGAGACTCTTCGATCGATCGTTTGGAAGCGTTTCGCTCTCTTCATCGGGTACACAACACGGTACTCGGATTCGTCGCCTTGGTGGTTTTTGCCACCTTCATCGTGAATAACGTTGCGGCGGTCGACTTGCCCAGTCGCTGCCGAACTAAAGGACACCCCGAACTAAAGGACACCCACTTTGCGCTGTGCGCCCCTTGCCTTCCTTGGCGGGCTTTGCAACCCCGGTGAGCGTAGCGAACGGGCGAGAGATTTGCTTCACTCTTCTGGATTCGCGTTTATTCGTGTTCATCCGTGGTTTCAGCTGGCTGTTACCCTCCATCGGAAAACACGGAAGGCACGGAAAAAGAGAGAAAGACATACCTCTCGCCAAGCTCGCAAAGGCACTAAGGAAAGGCAGGAGGATTAACTGCGGAGCGGATTGGGGTACATGAGCCGATCTGAACGCAGAGCGTTTAAACGAGCTGCTCCAGGAATAAAATCACGCATCTGTCAATTCCATGGAGGTCAATGGTATTCCTGTAACATTTATTCTGATATCATACAGACTGAAGCAACTGGCGCGGCAATGCAACGCATCAGGAAGACGGTCTTTCCAATTGTGGATTTGACGGAAATACTGGCCCGGATAAAAGCCTGACAGGAAAGCATATTTTCATGAAAGAGTTACAGGATGCACAGTCAGGCGGGCATTTTTATCCGTCATTTTGTACGGTTTTTGAGAAAGTGCATAGCGTCACTTTTGACGCCTAAATATAGTTAAGTACACAAGGAGAAATCGATGAGAATCCTAATTTTATTGGTAGCCGCTATTACTTTGGCTGGGTGTGCTCAAAGTGGATACAAGCAATTCTATAATCCATACGTAGATGCTAGAACACTGCCTGATGTGGAGCTTATATCAGAAAGTGAAGAGCCACAGGTTTTTGGCACCGATAATTTTGACCGAGATATTCTCATTCTCCGTTCAAAGAAGTACATACCTGTAGGCTACTCTTCTTTTAATGGTGGTTACGAAGATACGAAAAACGCAGCGGCACAGGCCAAGAGAGTTGGTGCAACTATTGTGCTTGTAAGCTCTCAATACACAAACACCCAAACAACAACTTCAACATTATTATTACCCGACAATAAGACCACATATCATTCGGGTTCAGTCTACGGCAATACCTCATATAACAGTGCCAATAGTGGCTACCTGGGCAATAGCACTACGACAGGCACATACAGCGGCACATCTACGACTTATGGCACTAAGGCTGTTCCAATAACTTCGCATCAGCGTCGCTATGATCAAAGCGCAGTATATTTTGTTAAGTCAAACCAAAAGTATAAGTTTGGGGTGCAGTTTAACGATCTAACTCCAGCACAAAGAACCCAGTACGAACGAAATACTGGCGTTCTTATAAATGTCGTTATAGAAGATAGTCCGGCTTTTTACTCCAATGTTCTTGCAGGTGATGTACTTGTTGCTGTAGATGGCGCAACAGTCAAGAATACGAATCACGCTATGCAGTTAATGGGAAGTGTCCCGCCCTCTCAAGAACATTCGGTTTTAAAAGTAATTCGAAATGGCCAAGAAAAAGACATTCAGGTTCAGTTCTAAAGTGTACTTAACAAGCGCGTCAATTAGGACGCTCGCAAGCTCGCGCCTATTACGCGGGCGTTATGTGTGGAAGCGAAGTGTCTGCCAATGAATAGAAAGCAGTTTATCGAATCCCTGGGCGCTACCTGTCGGAATTGGACGTGGAGCTGGTCGTTCGTTAACGAAAAGAAAAAGGTGGTCATCTTTGGCGCTTGGGACAGGAACACCGATGGCAACACGTCCCTAATCCTCAGTGAAGACTGGGAGGTTGGCCGTAAAGGACGGAAGCAGCCGGCATATGAACAGGCCAGAGAACACATAAGACTCGTCGAAGAGGAAGGTTATAAGTTGATGACCTTCCCGATGAAGTACTCGGACGCGAACAAGGGTGAGGATGGCACCGGCCCAGCCAAGATCGAAGGATTCGAGCCGAAACTTACAGAAAAGTCTCTCAAGAAGGTTGCTGGGAAGTGGTACGCGTCCGATGGCCTGTTGGGAAGCCTTCTTCCCGAAGAGGTCGAGTCGCCTGAGCAGTTCATCGAAGGAGCGTCGAAGGTCATTGCCGTTAACACCTACGAGCGGAACGCCGAGGCGCGAGCCAAATGCATAAAGCATCACGGCTATGAGTGTGCCGTATGCAAGTTCGACTTTGCGGCGTTCTACGGTTCAATCGGGGAAAAGTACATTCATGTCCATCATGTGGTCCCGCTCTCGGAGATCGGGCGAGAGTACATTCTGAATCCAATCAAAGACCTCGTTCCGATCTGCCCTAACTGCCATGCCATCATCCATCGCACGCGGCCGGCTATAGACGTGGAGCAGTTAAGGAGGCATTTGGAGGAGAGAAATGGCAAAGACACATAACCAGTCGCTCCATCGGACGCCAAAAAGGCTAGCGCCTTTTCGGCGCCGCTGAGCTTCGCGAGTTGCTGAACGCTCTGTCCTCGGCGCGCAGCGGCTTCGCCCCACTTCCTTCGCACCGCGCTAAAAGCGCGGGCTCGGTGCGGGGGTGTCGCTCAACTCGCGCCCCGTTAGCTGTCAAGATTGACCTCCGTGTCTTGCAAGAGTAGTCATAAACCGACAAAAGTGATACTGTAGTGGCACTTTGAAGGAGGTAGCCCATGAAAGTTGAGCTTGTAACCAATCTAAAGCGTCAAGCGACAAAAATTCTTGCTGATCTGCATGAGAGCAAGGAAGCGGTCCTGATCACAGAACACGGCCAGCCATCCGCTTACCTGGTCGATGTTCAGGATTACGAATTCATGCAGCGCAGGCTGGCGCTGCTGGAAGGATTGTCCAAGGGAGAAAGGGCCATTCTGGAGGGCAGAACGACCTCCCATGAAAAGGCCAAAGAGCGGATGCAAAAGTGGCTGAAATAGTATGGACGGATCCCGCACTGGATCAACTGGAAGAAATCGCAGATTACATCGCGTTGGATAAGCCGGAAGCTGCCGCAGGGCTTGTTAAGAAAATATTTTCAACCGTGGATCGGCTTGGGCAGTTTCCGGATTCGGGACATGTCCCCCCCGAGATTCCAGGCTCGATATATCGTGAAATTTCTGTCAGGCCATGTCGAATATTTTACCGTCAAGACAAGGGTGTGGTTTTCATTGTTCACGTCATGAGGGAAGAAATGTTGTTACGTAAATTTCTTCTGGACGAGGAGTTGAACAGCTAACCATCAATTGCACGTGACCAGCTACGCTGGCACGTGAATATGGGCGTTAGGTGGCCAAGGATGACGCTTGTACCAACATACACTGAGTTCGAATGAGCGGAGACTCTTCGATCGATCGTTTGGAAGCGTTTCGCTCTCTTCATCGGGTACACAACACGGTACTCGGATTCGTCGCCTTGGTGGTTTTTGCCACCTTCATCGTGAATAACGTTGCGGCGGTCGACTTGCCCAGTCGCTGCCGAACTAAAGGACACCCACTTTGCGCTGTGCGCCCCTTGCCTTCCTTGGCGGGCTTTGCGACCCCGGTGAGCGTAGCAAACGGGCGAGAGAATTGCTTCACTCTTCTGGATTTGCGTATATTCGCGTATATTCGTGTCCATTCGCGGTAAATCCGGCTGCTCCTCCCAACTGCCTTTCCTTGGTGCCTTTGCGAGCTTGGCGTGAGAAGTTGCCTTTTGCAGGCTGCTGAAAAACCCTCATCTGCGGTGTTGCCTGCGTAGCTTGAGGTATTTCTGCAAGCTGTTTGGTATTTGCCGCTATCTGCGTTCATCTGCGAAATCTGCGGACAATATGCCTTTCTTCTTCTGCAGTTACGTTTTTTGCCTCGTTGTCTTTGCGCATCTGTGTTTATCCGTGCCCATCCGTGGTTACAAGTCGCTTCTCTCCCATATTCGCGTTAATTCGTGTCCATTCGCGGTAAATCCGGCTGCTCCTCCCTCCCCACTGCCTTTCCTTGGTGCCTTTGCGAACTTGGCGTGAGGAATTGCCTTTTGCAGGCTGCTGAAAAGCCTTCATCTGCGGTGTTGCCTGCGTAGCTTGAGGTATTTCTGCAAGCTGTTTGGTATTTGCCGCTATCTGCGTTCATCTGCGAAATCTGCGGACAATATGCCTTTCTTCTTCTGCAGTTACGTTTTTTGCCTCGTTGTCTTTGCGCATCTGTGTTTATCCGTGCCCATCCGTGGTTACAAGTCGCTTCTCTCCCATATTCGCGTTAATTCGTGTCCATTCGCGGTAAATCCGGCTGCTCCTCCCTCCCCACTGCCTTTCCTTGGTGCCTTTGCGAACTTGGCGTGAGGAATTGCCTTTCTCTCTCTCAAAATTCGCGTCTATTGGTGTCCATTCGCGGTAAATTCCCTCTTTCCACAGACAAAAAAAACGGCCTGCTGACGTTCCAGCAAAGCCGCTTTTCCAGAAACCTATTCCTCTGTCTGTGCGCTTTCCATGCGCTTTTTCTGCTTTGCCTTCCGGCGGCGATACCACCAGTCGTACAGGCCACTGAGCCCGATGATCAGCAGCAGTATGCCTCCGATGGGAACCACCAGCATGTAGCTTGTGCCCAGCCACTTTTCAAAGATACGCCCGTTATGGAACTCGAAGAGGTAGTGCCACAGGGAGAGGGGGGTGTTGCGGGCTATCTCGCGGGGCATGGCGGGTGGAATATCGGCACGCTGGGCGCTGAGGGGCAGCATGCCGTCGTGGTAGTCCAGGCGGAAGCGGGGATACCCTTCCTGCAGGATCACGCCACTGACCAGGTCGTTGCTCATGAAGGGGTTGCCGCCACGCAGCCCGGGCCTTGGCAGGCGCCAGACTCGCTGCGAGAGTTCCTCCCACACGAAGAGGCCGGAAAATGAGCCGACCAGGAAGAGTCCCGGCTCCATCTCTTCCAGCACGGTCGCTCCCATGCCATGGATGGAAATCGGCACTGAGGCGGGACGAAAGGGCGCGGAAAAATCAGCTGGCCCACGCCAGAAGCCGCTTTCCGTGGCCAGCAGAATGCTGTTGTCCCAGGTGGAGTAAAGGGCGCGCTGTATCTTGCCGCCCAGGCCGTGGGAGCGTTCGGAAAAGCTCAGCAGGGGGTGCTCCCGTTCCATGGAATAGGGGGCAATGGCAATGAGCAGGGGCGGACGCAGGAGGGCGCCACTGATGGCCAGCACGGCCAGGAAGGCCACGGCGTATACGCCCACTTTCAGGTGGTAGCGCCAGTTGAAGCGGAAGAAGGTGCCGGGGTTTCTGCGCCAGCGGGCAAACCAGCGGTTGCGGCGCGGCACATACCAGATCACCAGGCAGCTGATGCTCAGGAATACCAGGGCCAGTCCGACCACATCCACCAGCAGTTTGCCGGGCAGGCCGATGATGGTGCCGTTGTGGATGTCGTGCAGTATCCGGAACAGGGGAACCCGTCCACGGAAGTTTTCATCGGCGACGGTCAGCTCCACGGGTCGGAAAGAGAGTTCATCGGCCTCTGCCACAAACACCTGACGGGCGGTGAAGGCGACGATCTGCTGGCCAGCCCGTACCACGTCCACCACGTGGGGGGAGCGGCCAGCTCCTGGCAGTTCCAGCTGTCGCCAGGACTGCTGCGAGCGATCAAAGGCATAGAGTCCGCCACGGGTTGCCGCCAGCAGGCCGCCATCCAGGGGCAGCAGGGCCGAGGTGTCCCGTTCGTACAGTGCACGGGGAAAACCCTGTTCCAGTGCGGTGAACACGCCGTCGTCACCGCGCAGCACTCCGGCTTTGCCCGCCACAAACCAGGTGTCGTCGGAGTCAATAAATCCCTGGCGCACCAGCATGCGGTTCCAGTTCTGGTACTCATAGTTGACAGGGGTCAGGTTCCACGAAACGGACATGGAGCGAATCCAGCCGGGATTGTTCAGCAGAAGGCCGCTGGCTCCCATGGCCAGAAAATACAAACACAGGACGAGTCCGAGATACTTATGAATAGGTTTTGAAATACGAAAGAAAAAACGGTACAATGTGTTCAAAACAGCGTTCTCCTGTAGGAATGGGACATATTGAACTTCTCAGCACACACTCCCTGTGCATACCACAGCAGGCGCAGCGGAAAAATTGACCAGGGTCAATTTTTCCCGCACGGGTGACACCTATACTGCACCTATCAACAAAGGGGAAACCACATGTTTGACAATAACCGCCGCAAACATATTATCGCCACCACTGTGATATTCGGCATTCTCCTGCTGGCACTGGCTTTCTATTCCGCCAGCTTCTCCTCATGGAGTGACGAGGACAAAAGCAACATCATCCATTTCCTGAACTCCCTGGAGGCCAACGGGCAGGCGCATATGCTGATGACCTCCCGCACCAGCGCCCGTGGCGAGCTGTCTCCCACGGAGATTGAACAGGTCCTTGCCCTGCGGGAACGGGCCCTGGAGCAGGCCCTGCTGGTTGAAGACCGTGTTCTGGAGAAAGCCCACCGTGACCTGCCCCACCACTTCCGCCAGGACTATCAGCGCGGTCTGGAGGCGTCCATTCGCAACCTCAAAGGCGTCCGCAGTGGCAGCGCGCAGATCCAGGAGTCTCACCAGCTGGAAAGCTGGAACCACTGGATCAGCATCAACAAGCACGAAGTGCGCATACCACGGGTGCGCTGAACCCGCCGCCCACAAGCCCGGAAATACACCACAGCTGAAAATACTCACACAGAACATCCCGGCACCAGGGGAGTGCAGCGTACTTCCCCGCAGATGGATGTTTTCAGGTGCCATGCAAGGAGCCCCCATGGGAAGAGACAGCCGCAAGGCAACCCGCCGCAATCTTATCTACTACTTCCCCGTCTATACACAGGGGTCCCATCGGCTGCTGGGGCGCATTGTCGACCTGACCGACAAGGGGTTCATGCTCGTCCACGAGGAGCCCCTGCCCCAGGGTCACTACTTTGATGTGTATGTGAAGTTTCCCGCTGAAGCGCGGGAGTGGGAGAAAATTCACGTCCCTCTACGCGTTCTGAGCCGCTGGAGCAAGCGCGACATCAACGACAGCCTGCTGGCCACCGGCTTTGAGTTCATCGATAAATCCGAAGAGGCGGAATATCACATCAATCGCGTTATCATGACCTATAACTTTGAAAAACAGGTGACCTGAAGGGTCTTCTGGAAAATCAAAAAGCCCTCCGCATGGAGGGCTTTTGTCGTAAAGGTGTCGTGTGCTGAAATACCGGCTCAGCGCATGGCATTCTCGGCCATAATGCGCGCGACGGAACGGGCGTAAGCGGCGGGGTCGGTGGGTTTGGAGCCTTCCAGGATAAGGGCCTGGTCGTAGAGCAGGCGGGCGTACTCCTTCAGGGTGCCGCTGTCCTTGTCCTTTTCGTACAGGCCATTCATGGCGCTGAAGAGCAGGTGGTCGGGATTCAGTTCCAGGATGCGGCTGCCGGAAGGTACTTCCTGGCCCATGGACTTGAGGATCTTTTCCATCTGGGGGTCCATGTCGGCTTCCCCGGCCACGAGGCAGCAGGGAGAGTCCTTGAGGCGACCGGAGAGGCGCACTTCCTTGACGCTTTCGCCCAGTTCGTTTTTGATCAGCTCCAGCAGGTCTTTGTGCTTCTCCTGGGCCTCTTTTTTCTTCTCTTCGTTCTCTTTATCCAGGGTAATGTCGCCCTTGACGGCGGACTTGAATTCCTTTTCCTGGTACGTGTGCAGGCTGCTGACGATGAAGTCGTCGATTTCATCCAGCATGAAAAGCACTTCGTAGCCCTTTTCCTTGAAGGCCTCCAGGTAGGGTGAACCCTCCAGTTCGCGGCGGCTGGCGCCGGTGATGTAGTAGATGTGCTCCTGCTCGGCGGGCATGTGGCCAATGTAGGACTGCAGGTCGGTCAGCTTGCCCACTTCGGTGTGGGTGGACTCGAAGAGCAGCAGGTCGGCGATGGTGTCCTTGCGGGTGGGATCGTAGTGGATGCCCTCCTTGAGCACCTTGCCGAACTCCCCATAGAAGCCGAGATAGGCGTCGTTTTCGTCGCGCTTCATTTCACCCAGTGTGTCCAGCACCTTCTTGGTGATGGTCTTGCGCATCTGTTCCACCTGGCGGTTTTTCTGCAGGATTTCACGGGAGACGTTGAGGGGCAGGTCGGAGGAGTCCACAACGCCTTTGACAAAGCGCAGGTAGAGAGGAACCAGGTCTTCGCAGTGCTCCATGATCTGCACGCGGCGCACATAGAGGGTGGGGCCGATTTTGAACTCTTTGTAGAAGAGGTCAAAGGGCGCACGCGAGGGCAGGTAGAGCAGAGCCGAAAACTCGCTGGTGCCTTCGGCACGGTAGTGGATGACCTTGGCCGGGTCGGTGAAATCGTGGGCGATATGCTTGTAGAACTCGTTGTACTCTTCGGCGCTGACGTCGGACTTGTCCTTGAGCCAGATGGCTTTCTGGGAGTTGAGGGTCTCCTCGCTGATGACCTTTTTCGCGTCGTCGCCCTCGCCTTCGGTCTTCTCCACATCCATGACGATGGGATATTCGATATAGTCGGAGTAGCGGCGCACGATACCGCGCAGAGTCCACTGGTCCAGGAACTCCTTCTCGTCATCCTTCATCACCAGGGTAATTTCCGTCCCCTTGTTTTCCTTGGTGCAGGCATCGATGGTATAGGAACCATCGGCGGCAGACTCCCAGACCACGCCACTTTCAGCGGGCTCACCGGCCTTGCGGGTGCGCACGGTGACTTTGGAGGCCACCATAAAGGTGGAGTAGAAGCCGACGCCGAACTGGCCGATCAGCTCAGGATTATTCTGCACCTCTTCGCTCTTGAGGGCCTGGATGAACTCCTTGGTGCCGGAGTGGGCGATGGTGCCCAGGGACTTGATGACATCGTCACGGTTCATGCCGATGCCGTTATCGCTGATGGTGATGGTGGCGGCATCCTTGTCGATGGCAATTTTGATCTTGCCGTCGCCCTCGCCCTCCAGCAGACCGCTGTTGGTCAGGGAAAGATAGCGCACCTTGTCGATGGCGTCGGAAGCGTTGGATATGAGCTCCCGCAGGAAGATCTCCTTGTGGGAGTAGAGGGAGTGGATCATCAGGTCGAGCAGTTGCTGAACTTCCGTCTTGAATTCCATGGTTTGGGCTGTCATGTCTCTATGGCCTCCAGGATTGTATTGCATATTTGCTGGCACTCGGATTCCTTGAGTGCCAGCGCATTATACCCATCTGACGTAAAAAATCAACGCAAAGCTTGCGCCCGCGGAGCGGGTAACGTACAAAAGCGCCAGAGACCTCACAGGAGTACACATGCCCTTCAGCGCCATTTTCCTTGACCGCGACGGCACCATCAATCGCGAACTCGAATACCTGCACCGCATTGCGGATTTCGCCTACGAAAAAGAGGTTCCCCAGGCCCTGCAGGTGCTGCGCGCCCTGTGCGACCACCTGGTGGTGGTCACCAATCAGTCCGGCATCGGGCGCGGCTACTACCGCCAGGAGCAGATGGATGAGCTGAACCGCTTCATGGTGGATGACCTGCGCGACCGCTACGATGTCGCCATCGACGCCATCTACCACTGCCCCCACCACCCCTCACGAGACGGGGAGTGCCTGTGCCGCAAACCCTTGCCGGGAATGCTGCTGCAGGCTGCCCGTGAACACGGGATCGACCTGCAGCGGGCGTGGATCATCGGCGACAAGGACGCCGACATCCTGGCGGGCTACGCCGCGGGATGCCAGGGGGGCATCCTGGTCCAGACCGGCCACGGCAGGGAATATGACAACTTCACGCCCCCCCAGGAGCGTCCCTTTGCCTTCCAGCGCTGCGCCACCCTGCTGGAGGCCGCCCGCTTTCTGCAAGACCAGTAGCCAGAAAAAAAAGCCCGCAACCCCAGGGGGGCGCGGGCGAAATTTTCTCTACTTGCGGCAAGCGGGGCCGCTATTCAAACATTCCCTTGACCTTATCCCAGAACCCATTGCCCGATGCGGCGCTGTCACCCAGCTCCTTCTGCAGCTCAAGCAGCAGCTCTTTCTGGCGAGCGCTCAGTTTAGTGGGGGTGTGCACCACAATGCGCACCAGCTGGTCGCCAATGGTCCGTCCGTGGATATCGGCAATGCCCTTGCCCTTGAGGCGGAATATCTTGCCGGTCTGGGTGCCTTCGGGGATCTTCAGTTTGGCTTTCCCGGTCAGTGTCGGCACTTCCACTTCTCCGCCCAGGGTCACGGTGACGAAAGAGACGGGGACATCGCAGTAGACGTTATTGCCTTCGCGCTCGAAGATGGCATGGGGCTTCACGGTCAGCTGGATGTACAGGTCACCTGCGGGGCCGCCGTTCTGGCCGCTCTCCCCTTCGCCATTGAGGCGCAGGCGGTTGCCGGTCTCCACTCCGGCGGGGATATTGACGGAGAGGGATTTTTCCACCCGCACCTTGCCGACACCATGGCAGTGGGAGCACTTATTCTTGATCTTCCTGCCGGCACCACGGCAGTCGGGGCAGGTCTGGGTCAGGCTGAAGAAGCCCTGGGTGCGGCGCACCTGGCCGCGTCCGCCACAGGTGGCGCAGGTCTCCACATCCTCAGGGGAGTTGGCACCGCTGCCACCGCATTTGGTGCAGGTTTCCATTTTGGGAACCTTGATCTGCCGGGTAGCCCCGAAGGCCGCTTCCTCAAAGGTGATTTCCAGTTCAAAGAGCAGGTCGGAGCCCTGGCGACGCTGAGTGCCGCTGCGACCGGAAGAGCGACGTGAACCTCCGCCGCCGAACATATTGAAGATATCCTCGAAGTCACCAAAGATGTCTTCGAAGTTGACATTGCTGTAACCATGGCTCTGGTAGTTTCCGAAACCGCCATTGGTGGAGTGGCCGAACTGATCGTACTGGGTGCGCTTCTGGGGGTCGCTGAGCACCTCGTAGGCTTCGCTGGCTTCCTTGAACTTCTCCTCGGCTTCCTTGTCCCCCGGATTCTTATCAGGGTGGTACTGGATGGCCAGCTTGCGGTAAGCCTTTTTTATTTCGGTCTCCGAGGCGTTCTTGTTGACCCCGAGCACTTCGTAATAATCACGTTTTGCCATGTGTGCGTATCCTGGTTGGTTTGGGTTGTCTCAGTTGAAGAAAGAGGGGTTGTATCACAGGGGAAGGTGGTCTGCAATTCCCCGGAAGTTACCCCTGGAAACAAACTGACACCAATGCATCGGACCTGGAGCCACTCCCGCGTGCATTCGTGTCAGTTCGCTCAAGCAAGGAAGAAGCCGTCCCCGGCTGAGCCGGGGACGGCGAGTGCGCTTACTTCTTCTCTTTGTCGTCCATGTCCTCAAACTCGGCATCCACCACATCGTCGTCGGCTTTATTGCCTTCAGACGAGCCGGCATCTCCAGAGGCATCGGCCTGGTTTTCACCAGCCTGCTGCTCCTGCTGAGCCTGCTGGTAGACGATTTCGCCCAGCTTCATGGAGGCTTCGGAAAGCTCCTTGGTGGCGGCTTCAAGCTGC
This portion of the Desulfurispirillum indicum S5 genome encodes:
- a CDS encoding tyrosine-type recombinase/integrase, with protein sequence MNTTMPQDPSFNKLYQKHLKCLKLGGLQPKTIDAYARALRRIGHYFDGNVCDLSSDQLLDYFTELLDTHSWSAVKLDLYGLKFFYSEVLRKPWENILLIKPPKASRIPDILSVEQAGRLFAATSTLSYKVFFFTCYSMGLRLGEGIRLTVDDIDTGNMRVHIRDAKGNKDRLVPLPDKTLQVLREFWAVHRHPCFLFPSRKRGLKNAHLVDLPLDRGGIQSAMQSVVRHLGLRRISCYSLRHSYATHMLEAGVDLLELQQILGHVSILTTARYTHLTATTANNTRVVVNSIVNSFDLTWRGRK
- a CDS encoding type II toxin-antitoxin system Phd/YefM family antitoxin, which encodes MKVELVTNLKRQATRILADLHESKEAVLITEHGQPSAYLVDVQDYEFMQRRLALLEGLSKGERAILEGRTTSHEKAKERMQKWLK
- a CDS encoding type II toxin-antitoxin system RelE/ParE family toxin, which gives rise to MAEIVWTDPALDQLEEIADYIALDKPEAAAGLVKKIFSTVDRLGQFPDSGHVPPEIPGSIYREISVRPCRIFYRQDKGVVFIVHVMREEMLLRKFLLDEELNS
- a CDS encoding PDZ domain-containing protein, which translates into the protein MRILILLVAAITLAGCAQSGYKQFYNPYVDARTLPDVELISESEEPQVFGTDNFDRDILILRSKKYIPVGYSSFNGGYEDTKNAAAQAKRVGATIVLVSSQYTNTQTTTSTLLLPDNKTTYHSGSVYGNTSYNSANSGYLGNSTTTGTYSGTSTTYGTKAVPITSHQRRYDQSAVYFVKSNQKYKFGVQFNDLTPAQRTQYERNTGVLINVVIEDSPAFYSNVLAGDVLVAVDGATVKNTNHAMQLMGSVPPSQEHSVLKVIRNGQEKDIQVQF
- a CDS encoding HNH endonuclease, which gives rise to MNRKQFIESLGATCRNWTWSWSFVNEKKKVVIFGAWDRNTDGNTSLILSEDWEVGRKGRKQPAYEQAREHIRLVEEEGYKLMTFPMKYSDANKGEDGTGPAKIEGFEPKLTEKSLKKVAGKWYASDGLLGSLLPEEVESPEQFIEGASKVIAVNTYERNAEARAKCIKHHGYECAVCKFDFAAFYGSIGEKYIHVHHVVPLSEIGREYILNPIKDLVPICPNCHAIIHRTRPAIDVEQLRRHLEERNGKDT
- a CDS encoding type II toxin-antitoxin system Phd/YefM family antitoxin encodes the protein MKVELVTNLKRQATKILADLHESKEAVLITEHGQPSAYLVDVQDYEFMQRRLALLEGLSKGERAILEGRTTSHEKAKERMQKWLK
- a CDS encoding PepSY-associated TM helix domain-containing protein encodes the protein MNTLYRFFFRISKPIHKYLGLVLCLYFLAMGASGLLLNNPGWIRSMSVSWNLTPVNYEYQNWNRMLVRQGFIDSDDTWFVAGKAGVLRGDDGVFTALEQGFPRALYERDTSALLPLDGGLLAATRGGLYAFDRSQQSWRQLELPGAGRSPHVVDVVRAGQQIVAFTARQVFVAEADELSFRPVELTVADENFRGRVPLFRILHDIHNGTIIGLPGKLLVDVVGLALVFLSISCLVIWYVPRRNRWFARWRRNPGTFFRFNWRYHLKVGVYAVAFLAVLAISGALLRPPLLIAIAPYSMEREHPLLSFSERSHGLGGKIQRALYSTWDNSILLATESGFWRGPADFSAPFRPASVPISIHGMGATVLEEMEPGLFLVGSFSGLFVWEELSQRVWRLPRPGLRGGNPFMSNDLVSGVILQEGYPRFRLDYHDGMLPLSAQRADIPPAMPREIARNTPLSLWHYLFEFHNGRIFEKWLGTSYMLVVPIGGILLLIIGLSGLYDWWYRRRKAKQKKRMESAQTEE
- a CDS encoding PilZ domain-containing protein, whose translation is MGRDSRKATRRNLIYYFPVYTQGSHRLLGRIVDLTDKGFMLVHEEPLPQGHYFDVYVKFPAEAREWEKIHVPLRVLSRWSKRDINDSLLATGFEFIDKSEEAEYHINRVIMTYNFEKQVT